From Cognatishimia activa, one genomic window encodes:
- a CDS encoding YaiI/YqxD family protein: MTEIYVDADACPVKAEIERVATRHKIKVYVVSNGGLRPSANPLIENVIVPEGPDIADMWIADRAKTGDVVITGDIPLAAKCVEAGAKVLKHNGESLNERNIGQALAVRDLMSDLRSADPFRQGGGKAFSKSDRSRFLDALERDIRAAKAK; encoded by the coding sequence GTGACAGAGATCTACGTGGATGCGGACGCTTGCCCGGTGAAAGCCGAAATCGAGCGTGTCGCAACGCGCCATAAGATCAAAGTCTATGTTGTCAGCAATGGCGGCTTGCGCCCCTCGGCCAATCCATTGATCGAAAACGTCATTGTCCCCGAAGGGCCTGATATCGCGGATATGTGGATTGCAGACCGTGCCAAAACCGGTGATGTCGTCATCACAGGTGACATTCCGCTGGCTGCCAAATGCGTGGAAGCTGGCGCGAAAGTTCTGAAACACAACGGCGAGTCCTTAAATGAGCGCAATATTGGGCAAGCCCTCGCAGTGCGTGATCTGATGAGTGATTTGAGATCTGCGGACCCATTCCGGCAGGGCGGCGGGAAGGCTTTTTCAAAGTCTGATCGCAGCCGATTTCTGGATGCATTGGAACGCGATATTCGCGCGGCAAAAGCCAAGTAA
- a CDS encoding AEC family transporter, translating to MVDVFLQTVPFFAIIGLGYLAGRLGFFPEVATAYLTRFVFYFALSAMLFQFSAKLELAEILDWNIILAYLAGTTAIYILATIVALLRRQSVPVAAVEAQCAVIGNTGFLGIPMLTILMGAEAIGTLMLILAVDLIVFSSLIVILINGARDGQFSVRIIATVAMGLIKNPMIVAMIAGLSWSSMGWGIPVVMNEFLSTLGAAATPGALFAIGASLASKSTERMHVAGWLSFCKLILHPLAVTGFALFVFSPTPYDAGIIIAASALPVAGNVFMLAQHYGVAPQRVSASILISTVISILTFSMIVGWATAL from the coding sequence ATGGTCGATGTGTTCCTGCAAACCGTTCCATTTTTTGCAATCATCGGCTTGGGTTACCTTGCCGGTCGGTTAGGATTTTTTCCTGAGGTTGCCACCGCGTATCTCACTCGGTTTGTGTTTTATTTCGCCCTGTCTGCGATGCTCTTTCAATTTTCAGCCAAACTCGAATTGGCCGAAATTTTGGATTGGAACATCATCCTCGCCTATCTCGCTGGAACCACAGCTATTTACATACTCGCCACGATTGTCGCCCTTCTTCGGCGCCAGTCGGTGCCGGTTGCCGCTGTTGAAGCACAGTGCGCTGTCATCGGAAACACGGGATTTCTAGGAATTCCAATGTTGACCATCTTGATGGGTGCCGAAGCGATTGGCACGCTGATGCTGATCCTGGCTGTCGACCTGATTGTCTTTTCATCCTTAATCGTGATCCTGATCAACGGCGCGCGCGATGGTCAGTTTTCAGTTCGCATCATTGCAACAGTCGCCATGGGTCTGATCAAAAATCCCATGATCGTGGCGATGATTGCAGGCCTTTCTTGGTCTTCGATGGGCTGGGGCATACCGGTGGTCATGAATGAATTCTTATCAACGCTAGGTGCTGCCGCGACGCCCGGAGCGCTGTTTGCAATTGGCGCATCCCTTGCCAGCAAATCAACTGAACGCATGCACGTTGCCGGCTGGTTGAGCTTCTGCAAATTGATCTTGCACCCGCTGGCTGTGACAGGGTTCGCATTGTTTGTATTCTCACCAACACCGTATGACGCCGGGATAATCATTGCGGCATCCGCCCTGCCCGTCGCTGGCAACGTCTTTATGCTCGCGCAACACTATGGGGTTGCTCCACAACGTGTTTCAGCCTCCATCCTGATTTCGACGGTGATCTCTATTCTGACCTTTTCGATGATCGTTGGTTGGGCAACTGCCCTTTAA
- the sthA gene encoding Si-specific NAD(P)(+) transhydrogenase yields the protein MSHFDLIVIGSGPAGRAAAIQAGKLQRKVLVIDRKDRLGGVSVHTGTIPSKTLRETVLNLSGWRERSFYGRSYRVKDEINADDLKARLHMTLDYEVDVLEHQFNRNHVSTLNGVAKFIGPREIEVATEAGETTTLTADNFLIATGTKTYRPETVPFNGTNILDSDEFLDMAKIPRSLVVVGAGVIGVEYATMFSALDVRVTLIEPRDSFLDFIDKTLIQDFTHQIRENGVDLRLGSAIEKIEEHGEMVEVSLENGRHVRAEMLLFAAGRMGATEKLNLSAVGLETDHRGRISVNRKNYQTDIPHIYAAGDVIGHPSLASTSMQQGRVAACHALETPTLPESPWFPYGIYSVPEISTCGMSEEELQERGIAYEVGVARFRETSRGHIMGLEHGMLKMLLSLKTRRLLGVQIVGEGATELIHIAQAVMNLKGTVDYFVENTFNYPTLAEAYRVAGLDAFNRMPIPDEFKVKREERMEEKKATRARLKAEAEGKS from the coding sequence ATGAGCCACTTTGATCTTATCGTAATCGGCTCTGGCCCAGCGGGACGTGCAGCTGCGATTCAAGCAGGCAAACTGCAACGCAAAGTCCTGGTAATCGACCGCAAGGATCGCCTCGGCGGTGTGTCCGTCCATACCGGAACCATCCCTTCCAAAACTCTCCGCGAAACAGTGTTGAACCTCTCAGGTTGGCGGGAGCGGAGTTTCTACGGTCGCTCCTATCGGGTAAAGGATGAAATCAACGCTGACGACCTGAAAGCACGTCTGCACATGACACTCGACTATGAAGTCGACGTGCTGGAACACCAGTTCAATCGCAACCACGTGAGTACGCTGAACGGCGTTGCCAAGTTCATCGGCCCGCGTGAGATCGAGGTCGCAACTGAGGCGGGTGAAACCACCACTCTGACAGCTGACAACTTCTTGATTGCAACCGGGACAAAAACCTATCGCCCGGAAACCGTCCCATTCAACGGTACCAACATTTTGGATAGCGACGAGTTTTTGGACATGGCCAAAATCCCGCGCTCTTTGGTTGTTGTCGGGGCCGGTGTGATTGGCGTTGAATATGCCACCATGTTCTCGGCGCTAGATGTGCGCGTCACCCTGATCGAACCGCGGGACAGCTTCCTTGACTTCATCGATAAGACGCTGATTCAGGATTTCACCCATCAGATCCGCGAAAACGGTGTCGATCTGCGGTTGGGGTCTGCAATCGAGAAGATCGAAGAGCATGGCGAAATGGTTGAGGTGAGCCTTGAAAATGGACGGCATGTGCGAGCAGAGATGCTGTTGTTCGCAGCGGGCCGCATGGGCGCTACTGAAAAACTCAACCTGTCAGCAGTTGGACTCGAGACCGATCATCGCGGCCGCATTTCTGTGAACCGCAAAAACTACCAGACTGACATCCCGCACATCTATGCGGCAGGTGATGTGATTGGACACCCAAGCCTGGCGTCAACGTCTATGCAACAGGGCCGCGTCGCGGCATGTCACGCGTTGGAAACCCCAACTCTGCCAGAAAGCCCATGGTTCCCATATGGCATTTACTCCGTGCCGGAAATCTCTACCTGTGGCATGTCCGAGGAAGAGCTTCAGGAACGCGGCATTGCTTATGAAGTCGGCGTAGCCCGCTTCCGCGAAACATCGCGCGGTCACATCATGGGCCTTGAGCACGGGATGCTAAAGATGCTGCTCTCGCTGAAAACCCGTCGACTGCTGGGCGTTCAGATCGTAGGAGAAGGCGCAACCGAACTGATCCACATCGCGCAGGCGGTTATGAATCTGAAGGGCACAGTAGACTACTTTGTTGAGAACACTTTCAACTACCCAACGCTCGCAGAAGCGTATCGTGTGGCGGGGCTTGATGCATTCAATCGGATGCCCATCCCTGACGAGTTCAAGGTAAAGCGCGAAGAACGTATGGAAGAAAAGAAAGCCACCCGTGCGCGCTTGAAAGCCGAAGCGGAAGGTAAATCGTGA
- the fghA gene encoding S-formylglutathione hydrolase, with protein sequence MESLSENKSFGGTQGVYKHASTSCNCDMTFGLFLPEEAKDGPVPVLWFLSGLTCTHENAMTKAGAQAWAAEQGIAVVFPDTSPRGDDVADDDAYDLGKGAGFYVNATQAPWSPHFRMWDYIASELPALLEEKFPLDMSRQAITGHSMGGHGALTLALSLPGRFKSVSAFSPICNPTGSDWGRKQLSAYLGADEALWIGHDASILMRERGFDGPVLIDTGTDDQFMDLLKPETLAAAVAERRQEANLRLQKGYDHSYFFVSTFMEEHVAFHADALYGE encoded by the coding sequence ATGGAAAGCCTATCTGAAAACAAGAGTTTCGGTGGTACCCAAGGCGTCTACAAACACGCCTCTACCAGTTGCAATTGTGACATGACCTTTGGTCTGTTCCTGCCTGAAGAAGCCAAGGACGGCCCGGTGCCGGTTTTGTGGTTCCTCTCTGGGCTGACCTGCACACATGAAAACGCCATGACTAAAGCGGGCGCTCAGGCTTGGGCGGCGGAGCAAGGCATCGCTGTGGTCTTTCCTGACACCAGCCCGCGCGGTGATGATGTTGCTGACGATGACGCCTATGATTTGGGCAAAGGAGCTGGCTTCTACGTGAATGCCACGCAAGCCCCGTGGTCACCCCACTTCCGCATGTGGGACTATATCGCGTCTGAACTTCCCGCCCTGCTGGAAGAGAAGTTCCCCCTTGATATGAGCCGTCAGGCAATCACCGGTCACTCTATGGGCGGCCACGGTGCTTTGACCTTGGCATTGTCTCTGCCCGGTCGCTTTAAATCAGTCTCTGCCTTCTCGCCGATTTGCAACCCAACTGGATCGGATTGGGGCCGCAAGCAATTGAGCGCATATCTGGGCGCCGATGAAGCGCTTTGGATAGGCCATGACGCTTCGATACTGATGCGTGAGAGAGGCTTTGATGGGCCAGTTTTGATTGACACTGGAACCGATGATCAATTCATGGACCTCCTGAAGCCTGAAACACTCGCGGCCGCCGTTGCAGAACGCCGCCAGGAGGCCAATCTACGTTTGCAGAAGGGCTACGATCACAGCTATTTCTTTGTCTCAACGTTCATGGAAGAGCACGTCGCCTTCCATGCTGATGCTTTGTACGGAGAGTAA